The Mycolicibacterium duvalii DNA window CGGATAGCGTCCGTCACGTTCTTATTCACACATCGAAGGTTCTGGTACCGGCGGTGGTTGCAACGATTATCACTGCGCCACTGTTGCTTTCGATTTTCGGTCCCGATTACCGGGCTGCCACTGTGACGCTGCAACTGCTCGCGTTGGCGGCGATACCGAACCTGGTCGTTGCGACCGCTGTGAGTTCGGCCCGCGCGCAGCGCCGCCTTGGGTTCCTGTTGTCGATCCAGCTCACCCAGTGTGTCGTCGTCCTGAGCCTGACCTGGATACTGTTGCACACACTCGGCCTGACGGGGGCAGGTCTTGCCTGGCTGATCTCCCAGACAACGATGGCGGCCGGCCTTCTGACGTGGCGCCGCGGGTGGATGCTCGGCCGCCACTTCGTATCACCCGAATTGCCACGTCGTCGAGCGCGGCTGGCGGTACCAGCAACCTGGTTGCTCATTCTCCTGCGTTTGCTCACAAAGCTCCGGCTCCGTACCGCAGCCGACGGCTGGGTGTCTCGACTGCGCGGGCGTCAATCGGTCGGCCCCATCCCCGCCGCGGTTTGGGCGGAGGTCGCCGGAGCCGGCTGCCCGGGCGTGCAGCAAAGCGCGACGGTGGAGGCCGTACCGACCGTCAGCGACGTCGCGGTCGGGCTGCTGCGTTCGCGTGACGGGCAGCCGTGTGCGGTTGTCAAGGTCGCTCGCGGGCCACTGGGGGCACGGGAGCTGCACACCCAGCGATTGGTGCTCGACCAGTTCGCAACCGACCCGCGATTGACGTGTCTCCAGCACAGTCTTCCCCGTGTTCTCACGTATCACGAAGGCGGTCACGAGGCGATCTCCGTCGAAACATTCTGCCCCGGAGACACACTCGCGAGCCTTCTGCGCCAGGAGCCCGAGCAGGTGGAACGGCTGGCCACCGAGGCTCTCCAAGCCATCGCGCTTCTTCACGTCAACACCGGCAGGGTCACCCGTGTCGAGCACACCCATCTACACCGCTGGGTGGGGGAGCCATTGACGTTGCTTGCCGGTATGTGCCACAAGATGGACCCGCGCATGCTCCCAGCGGTTGATCACGTCGGTGAGATCCTCTCGGGCGCACTCATGCAGCGAAAGATGCTGGTGAGTTGGACGCACGGCGACTTCACGCCCGACAACATCACCTTCGACGGCGTCAACGGACCTGTCAGGGGCATAGTCGACTGGGGCGGAGCACGCCCCAACCAGTTGGCGATGCTGGATGGATACCTTCTGACCCTGAGCATCAGTCGGCTGATGGAGGCGAGCGAACTCGGAGTGGTGGTCCGGCGCAGGTTGCGTGCCGGCGGGCTCGTCTTGAGGGAGCGCCGACCGCTGCGCGCGGTGTACCACTCGGCAGAGTCCGGCACCCCCGATTGTGATCGCCTGGACGAGAGGTCTGCGATCTTGCTGGCGTGGCTTCATCATGCGGCGGACATCTGGCGCAAATGCGGTAGTTACCAGGGTCATCGAGTGTGGTGGGCTGCGAACATCGCTCCGGTGCTGAGGGCAGTGAACAACCTGACGCTCTCCGACGGGGTGATGGCCCGGCTACAGATCCGGCGCTGGGGATCCAGCAGGCCGTCGGGTCCTCGCGCCGCGATAACCCAACGAAGTGGTCCGACGGTCGCGGTCGTGATTTGCGCATACACCGAGGACCGCTGGGCTCTTCTGTCTGCCGCGATCAGATCGGTGCGCAACCAGTCGGTGCGGCCCGACGAGATCCTACTCGTCGTCGACCACTGCCCTGAACTTCTCGCGAGGGCCGGTCGAGAGTTCCCGGGCGTGCGGGTTCTGGCGAATGCGTATCGTCAGGGTCTGTCCGGTGCCCGCAACACCGGTGTCGACGCGGCAAGGTCCGACGTGGTGGCATTCCTTGACGACGACGCTGTGGCCGCCCACAACTGGGTCGCGGCTCTTGTGGCACCGTACTCAGATCCTTCGGTACTAGGTGTCGGCGGCCGCGTGTGTGCCAATTGGCATGGGGGGCGGCCCAGTTGGTTTCCGCCCGAGTTCGACTGGGTGGTGGGCTGCAGCTACCTGGGGCTGCCGACCGAGCGAGCCCCGATCCGGAACTTCATCGGCGCGAACATGTCTCTCCGGCGGAGCGTCCTAATCGAGTCCGGTGGTTTCGACACCACATTGGGCCGAGTGGGGGCGCGTCCGGTCGGGTGCGAAGAGACTGAATTGTGCATCCGGGTCCAGCGACAACATCCCGAGGGCACCCACGTGTACGAACCGTCGGCCGAGGTCCTGCACTCGGTGCCGAGGGCCCGGGGGACGTGGTCGTACTACAGGTCCCGGTGTTACGCGGAGGGGCTCTCCAAGGCGCGGGTAAGCCGTCTGGAGTCACCGGCACGCGCGTTGGCAACAGAGCGCAGCTACCTGATGCGTACGATTCCGCGCGGCATCGCCTGCAACCTGGGCCGCGCGATGAGGGGCGAAGTCGCCGCGTTCGTGGCCGCGATCGCGATGGCGATCGGCGTGATGATCACTGCGCTCGGTTACACGGTTGGACGCGTACGTACCGTCGGGGCTGACGCGGGTCCACGTCGGATAGGCCTCGCGCACAACACTGTAGCTCAGGCCGCCGCTGCCGGTGTGCCATTCGCGGTTGGCTGTTGGTTGATCTCTCTTCCCCGCATACGCTTGGATCTGATCGGCGACTTCGGGCTTCTCCCGCTGCTGCCGTTGACGTTCTGGGTGGCGCTGGCGACCGCTGTCATCGGGTGCGCCGTGTTGATCCTCCAGGGCGGGACGCGCCACTGGTTGTTGGGTGCGTATCTGATCACGCTGATCGTCTTCCTGCATGCCACTCCCAGCGCTCTCTACGGCACTCTGCGCTACTCGTGGGCCTGGAAGCACGTCGGAGTTGTGGACTTCTTCCTGCGGCACCACGGGATCGACGACTCCATCAGGGAATTGGGTGTTTACCAGCGTTGGCCGGGATTCTTCACCTTGAACGCAACAATGGCGCAGTCGGCCGGGCTGTCCACGGTGCTGGACTATGCACCGTGGGCCCCTGTGGTGTTCAATATTCTGTTCTTGGGTCCGCTGTACCTCATCTACCGCGCATTCACCAACGACTCTCGGTTGGTCTGGGCCGGCCTGGTGGTGTTCGTCCTTGGCTGCTGGGTCGGACAGGACTACTTCGCGCCGCAGCCCACGGCGTTCTTCCTGATGCTGACGATCATCGCCGTGTGTGTGCGGTACCGGACGCCGCGTCCCCGCGGCCCATCGCCAGACCGATATCGCGATATCACCGTGAGTGCGGCGATCCTACTGATGGTCGGCGCCATCGCATGCACCCACCAGTTGACGCCCCTGATGGTGGTCTTCGCTCTGGTGGCGCTGGCGTTCTGCCGGTACAGGGTTCGATGGCTGCTGCCGGCCGCATTGCTGATCGCCCTCGGATGGGATGTCGTTTTCGCCTGGCCGTGGATCTCGGGGAACATCCGTAGCGTCGTCGAGTCCATCGGCGCACCGGGCGCCAACGCGAAATCCGGCTTCATCAACCTGTCCGCAGCGTCACCCAGCCAGGTGGTGGTCGCGCAGATCGACCGCGCACACAGTGCCGCGATCGGCCTTCTGGCGATTCTCGGCTTCGCGCGGCGCTTCCGGAACCACCGCGAGTCGGTACTGGTGCTTCTCGCGTTGGCTCCGATACCGATGTTCCTGCTCAATGACTATGGCGGCGAGATGATCTTCCGCGTCTATCTTTTCGCGATGCCGTTCCTGGCGTTCTACGCCGCCGCGGCGTTCTTCCCCACGGAACGAAACGGCCGGTCTGCAGGGACGAGGTTGGCTCTGCCGATCATGGCGCTCGTTCTCATCCCGGGTTTCCTGTTCAGTTACTACGGCAAGGAAGAGGCCAACTACTTCAGCCACCGCGAGGTCGAGGCGTCGCGGTTCGTTTATGGGACTGCTCCGCGGGGATCATTGATCATCGGCGAAACCAGCGACTTTCCCTGGGCATTCATGAACTACGAATACTACGACTACATGCGCTTCGCGCTGTTCGAACCGGACGACCGTCAGGCGATCATCGACAATCCGGTCGAGTTGTTCGGTGACATGATGTCCCGCCACCACCATGCGTACCTGCTGATCACCCGCAGTCAGATCGCGGACACCGAGATGATCGGCGCGATGCCGCCCGGAAGCATCGACGCGATCGAACGCGAACTGGAGCAATCACCGCAGTTCAGTGTCATCTTCCGCAATCAGGATGCCGTAGTCATCACTTACGCGCAGCCTCAGTCCACAGAGGAGTCGGTGTGATCGAGATTCGTGACCTGGCCCAGATCCCGCCGCTGTACTGGATTCTCGCCGCAGCCGGATGGGTTGCCCTGGCGGCCACCTGGCTGCCCGAGGGTACACCGTTACGGGTTCTCGTCGTTTACGTCTTCGTCTTGTTCGGCCCGGGGCTGGCGTTATCAGCGGCGATCGCGACTGATCAGGTCGAGCGGTGGGTGTTCGCAGTCGCGCTGAGTGCATCGCTGGCGATCGGCATCAGCGTGCTGATGACGGCGCTGCGCAACGATTCCATGGCACATCGTATTGCCTTGCTGGCCACTGTTACCACCGTCGCTGCCGTGACCTTCGGGCTGCGCGAAGCGCGGGCCAGATGCGATACCGCGGGTGACGAGCCGGAACGGAACATGACATGAGAGTGATCCCAGTATTGCTCTACCACGCGGTCACCGACGATCCCGCCGGTTGGCTCGCGCCGTTCACGGTGACACCGAAGACCTTCGCGCGACACGTCGACATCATCATGGGCAGTGGCCGTACGGCCATCACTGTGACCGAGCTGTGCTCGGGGTTGGCGGGCAGGACGGCACTGCCGTCCCGGCCGGTGGTCATCACCTTCGACGATGGGTTCGCCGACTTCTTCAGTGCGGCCCAATACCTCGCGTCGCACAGACTTCCCAGCACCCTGTACGTGTGCACCGGCGGGCTGCGGGGCCGTGGACCGCGCCCCGTAGACCTGGCGTTGCCGCCTGCGGACATGCTCGACTGGTCCCAGCTCGCCGAACTCGGCGACCTCGGTGTCGAGGTGGGCGCACACACCCATCACCACCCGCAACTCGACCTGATGCGCGAAGAGGCAGCGGTGGACGAGATCCGGCGCAGCAAGGCATCCCTCGAGGATTCTCTCGGGTTCGAAGTGCCGAGCTTTGCTTACCCGCACGGTTTTCATTCGGGCGCCACCCGGCGCGCCGTGGCAGCGGCTGGTCACACATCGGCGGCCGCCGTGATGGATGCGCTCTGTCCTGACCGTGCCGACGTCTATGCGCTGCCCCGCTTGACCGTCCGCGCCACCACGTCCAGCGCCCGGTTGGCGCAATGGCTGACGGGTGGTGGAGCCCGCACGGCACCGGACGGCGAACGACTTCGCACAGGTGCATGGCGGATGTACCGACGGCTTCGCGGTGCCCGGTCGACTCGGGGGGTGTTTGTGACAGGCAACAAACCGGCTTACCACATGTCGGAGCCCGAGACCCATCCATCAACGAAAGGAAAGTCCTAATGCGCACATTCGTCACCGGGGCAGCGGGGTTCATCGGCTCGACGCTGGTCGACCGCCTGCTGGCCGACGGGCACCAGGTGATCGGGCTGGACAACCTCAGCACCGGTCGTGCCGAGAACCTCAAGCAGGCATTTCTCCAATACGGACCGGACGGGCGCTTCACGTTCATCCGCGCAGATCTACTGGGACCCGAACTCACAAGCATCGTCGCCGCAAACCGCCCCGACGTTGTTTTCCACCTGGCGGCACAGGCCAGTCTGCCGGCGTCGATTGCGGACCCCCAACGCGACGCGGCCATCAACGTGCTCGGCACGATAAGCCTCCTCGAGGCGTGCAGGAGGGCGGACGTCGACAGGTTCATCTACGCGGCGTCCGGCGGGTCCCGATACGGGGCTCCGCAAAGGCTGCCGGTCACCGAGACCTGCCCGGTCGATCCGCTCTCACCATATGCGGCCGCGAAGGTGGCCGGGGAACTGTACGCGGGTGCCTATGCCGCGATGTACGGGGTACGGCCCATCAGCCTGGGCCTTGCGAATGTGTATGGCCCCCGCCAGCATCCACACGGCGAAGCGGGCGTCATCGCCATCTTCTGCCACGCGCTGATGAATCGGTTGGCGACGACGATCTACGGAGACGGAGAGTCCACCCGGGATTACGTGTTCGTCGCCGATGTCGCCGACGCCTTCATTCGGGCCGCCACCACTGATCACGTGGTCGCGGGCGTCTTCAACGTGGGTACCGGGCTGCAGACAACGGTGAACGAAGTGCACCGATTGATCGCAGATGCGACCGGCAACGCGGACCCGCCTCGTTATGCTGCGGCCCGTAGCGGGGAGGTCCGAGCGAGCGCATTGGACATCACCAAGTGCAGATCGACGCTGGATTGGCATCCGACTGTCCCGCTAGCGGAAGGTATCGAGAGAACGATCGATTGGCTGCGGGCTGAGTCGCACATCGAGTCGCCTGTGTTGCAGGCCTTCTGAGGTGTGACAACGATGACCTCGACCCCGCCGGTGACGGCGCACACAGCAGGGGGATTCGCTGTTCGCACACCCGTGCCGCGCGACGTCTGGGAAGCAGTGTTCGCCGCCGATCCCGAGGCAATGCCCACCCAGTCACCGGCATGGGTGGATTGCCTCTCCGCAACCGGTCGATTTCGCGACGCGACAAGAATGTACGAGAGATCGGACGGGTCCGTGGCCGTACTCCCGCTGGTCCGTTCAAGGGGCGTCGGCGGGGTCGTTCACTCGATGCCGCAGAGTTGGGGGTACGGCGGGCTGATCAGTGCCCCCGCGAAGCCGGATGTCGCCTTGGCCGAGGCGGTCTGGCGCGACTTGTCCGCGAGCGCCCTGCGAATCCACCTACGCCCAAACCCTGTTCAGGAACAAGTCTGGGAGATCGTGTCCGCCGGCAGAGGCGTGACAGCCCTTCCGTCACGGGCCCATATTCTGGATCTCAGCGGAGGGTTCGAGACAGTATGGCGGTCACGGTTCAAGTCGCAGGTCCGCAGGGAAGTACGCCGGGCGGAGGAAGCCGGGGTGGTCGTCGGCACCGATTGCACGGGTACTTTCGTTCCGATCTTCTACGAGTTGTTACAGCGGTCCTTCGACAGGTGGGCAGTGCGGCAAGGGGAACCCCCATGGCTTGGCCGGCTGCGCGGATGTCACCGCGACCCGCTGAACAAGTTCCGGCGTATCGCGGAGACGATGGGAGATGGCTGTCAGATATCGTTGGCCTGGTACCGGGACCGGCCCGTCGCGGCAATCTTGGTGCTGCGGGCAGGATTGGTCGCCCATTACACGCGCGGCGCAATGGATACCGCCATCGACGTACCGGTCAAGGTCAACAGCTTGCTCCACAAGACGGCTGTCGAACACGCCTGCCGTGACGGATATCTGCGTTACCACATGGGTGACTCCGGCTTCTCCACCGGTCTGGCGCAGTTCAAGACGAGGTTCGGAGCACAGCAGTATGACTTCGCCGAATACTGGTTGGAGCGACTCCCGGTGTTCCGTGTCCAACGAGCCGCGCGCGAGACGGTCAAATCGCTGATCGGATTTCGTGATGCGTGAATCGCGAAGGGCAGTCTCAACACCTCGGCGGTCACTCATGGCCTCAGGCTTGATCGCGGCGCTCGTGGGTTGTTCCTCGCCGCCTCAGCCACCAGCCGAGCCTGCGCTGCCCGACGGAACATACGCGTTCGTCGTCAATGCCCGGTCTAGCGACCTACAGGTACTGGACGCGGGAACCATGGTGGCGGCCGCAAGGCCGGTTCCGGTCGGTTCGGTACCATCGGACGTCGTTCTGAGCTCAGATGCGCAGCGCGCCTATGTGATCAGCCCGTCATCGAACAATGTCACCGTCGTCGACACCAGGTCGGCGACGGTGATCGGTGAACCGCTGCGTGCGGGAATCTTTCCGTCCGCGTTGGCGCTCAGTCCGGATGGTTCGGCGTTGTACGTAGCAGGCGGTGAGAGCGATGATCTCCGAGCGTTCGACACCCGCACACACCGCCCCATCGGCGCTCCGGTTTCCATCGGCGACGCGCCGTCGGGTATCGCGATCAGCCCGGATGGGACCACGGTCTTTGCCACCGGTCACTACAGCAATGACGTCCGGTTGGTCGACGCACAGTCGTGGAGGGTGGTCGGTGAGCCCATCAGGGTAGGCGCGCGGCCCAGCCAGATCTCGATGAGCCGTGACGGACTGCGCGCGTACGTCACCAACTCCGGTGCCGACTCGGTGTCAGTGCTCGATGTCGAATCACAGCGGGTCATCGGTAGCGCGATCCCGGTCGGACTGTATCCGTACGGTGTCGTCGTGAGCCGAGATGGCGCACGCGTGCTCGTAGCCAACCAGAACTCGGACACCGTGTCCGTCATCGATACCGCAACGGCAATGGTGATGAGGACGATTCCGGTCGGCGACTCACCGACGACGATCGCGCTGAGTCCAGTCGGTGATCTCGCCTACGTCACCAACATGTATGCCGACACCATATCCGTCATCAGTATCGAGACGCTGAGCGTGACTGAAGTTTCCGGGACCTCCGCACAGTCACCGCGTGGAATTGCGTTGGGAACGCTGTCAAATGTTGATGCCGGCGACGTGTCGAAACGCCCCCGACCCGGAAAGGACGCACCATGAGCCAACTCGATGCTCACACACACGGTGGCGATCTATGGAACCGGTTCGAGCCGTGTGAGATTCGACCCGGTGGCTCAACAGCAACCGGCGGCGTCGTCGACTATCGGCTCGGAATCATCGCGCGGTACTGCCGGATTTCCGGCCGTTGGCTGGATTGCGGTAGCTGCGACGGTGAATACACCGCGGGGTTGGAGGAACACGG harbors:
- a CDS encoding glycosyltransferase — translated: MTTEVALVEGPTDTAPAPVRRGLRRYSSTRRAGDAITGIWSNPLLRNGYLLSISSASAAAIGFGFWAAAAWRYDATSVGSNSAAISMMVLVATIAQLNLASAMVRFVPTAGRRTGRFVATSFIVSSCLAIAVATTAVVAVRVFAPGTAFLSGVGPAALFVAGTVVYALFVIQNGVLVGIHRAGLVPAVNVAMAVGKLGAVVALASILPFHGIFASWVIALAIVVLGLGVYLFGWAIPKHQACNQIDNLPPARHIRRFVAFDYAGSISSIGSIDLMPLMVVAVLGAAPNAYFAIAWVIAYSLHLVNANMGTSLVAESAGNLNRLPDSVRHVLIHTSKVLVPAVVATIITAPLLLSIFGPDYRAATVTLQLLALAAIPNLVVATAVSSARAQRRLGFLLSIQLTQCVVVLSLTWILLHTLGLTGAGLAWLISQTTMAAGLLTWRRGWMLGRHFVSPELPRRRARLAVPATWLLILLRLLTKLRLRTAADGWVSRLRGRQSVGPIPAAVWAEVAGAGCPGVQQSATVEAVPTVSDVAVGLLRSRDGQPCAVVKVARGPLGARELHTQRLVLDQFATDPRLTCLQHSLPRVLTYHEGGHEAISVETFCPGDTLASLLRQEPEQVERLATEALQAIALLHVNTGRVTRVEHTHLHRWVGEPLTLLAGMCHKMDPRMLPAVDHVGEILSGALMQRKMLVSWTHGDFTPDNITFDGVNGPVRGIVDWGGARPNQLAMLDGYLLTLSISRLMEASELGVVVRRRLRAGGLVLRERRPLRAVYHSAESGTPDCDRLDERSAILLAWLHHAADIWRKCGSYQGHRVWWAANIAPVLRAVNNLTLSDGVMARLQIRRWGSSRPSGPRAAITQRSGPTVAVVICAYTEDRWALLSAAIRSVRNQSVRPDEILLVVDHCPELLARAGREFPGVRVLANAYRQGLSGARNTGVDAARSDVVAFLDDDAVAAHNWVAALVAPYSDPSVLGVGGRVCANWHGGRPSWFPPEFDWVVGCSYLGLPTERAPIRNFIGANMSLRRSVLIESGGFDTTLGRVGARPVGCEETELCIRVQRQHPEGTHVYEPSAEVLHSVPRARGTWSYYRSRCYAEGLSKARVSRLESPARALATERSYLMRTIPRGIACNLGRAMRGEVAAFVAAIAMAIGVMITALGYTVGRVRTVGADAGPRRIGLAHNTVAQAAAAGVPFAVGCWLISLPRIRLDLIGDFGLLPLLPLTFWVALATAVIGCAVLILQGGTRHWLLGAYLITLIVFLHATPSALYGTLRYSWAWKHVGVVDFFLRHHGIDDSIRELGVYQRWPGFFTLNATMAQSAGLSTVLDYAPWAPVVFNILFLGPLYLIYRAFTNDSRLVWAGLVVFVLGCWVGQDYFAPQPTAFFLMLTIIAVCVRYRTPRPRGPSPDRYRDITVSAAILLMVGAIACTHQLTPLMVVFALVALAFCRYRVRWLLPAALLIALGWDVVFAWPWISGNIRSVVESIGAPGANAKSGFINLSAASPSQVVVAQIDRAHSAAIGLLAILGFARRFRNHRESVLVLLALAPIPMFLLNDYGGEMIFRVYLFAMPFLAFYAAAAFFPTERNGRSAGTRLALPIMALVLIPGFLFSYYGKEEANYFSHREVEASRFVYGTAPRGSLIIGETSDFPWAFMNYEYYDYMRFALFEPDDRQAIIDNPVELFGDMMSRHHHAYLLITRSQIADTEMIGAMPPGSIDAIERELEQSPQFSVIFRNQDAVVITYAQPQSTEESV
- a CDS encoding polysaccharide deacetylase family protein, whose product is MRVIPVLLYHAVTDDPAGWLAPFTVTPKTFARHVDIIMGSGRTAITVTELCSGLAGRTALPSRPVVITFDDGFADFFSAAQYLASHRLPSTLYVCTGGLRGRGPRPVDLALPPADMLDWSQLAELGDLGVEVGAHTHHHPQLDLMREEAAVDEIRRSKASLEDSLGFEVPSFAYPHGFHSGATRRAVAAAGHTSAAAVMDALCPDRADVYALPRLTVRATTSSARLAQWLTGGGARTAPDGERLRTGAWRMYRRLRGARSTRGVFVTGNKPAYHMSEPETHPSTKGKS
- a CDS encoding NAD-dependent epimerase/dehydratase family protein, yielding MRTFVTGAAGFIGSTLVDRLLADGHQVIGLDNLSTGRAENLKQAFLQYGPDGRFTFIRADLLGPELTSIVAANRPDVVFHLAAQASLPASIADPQRDAAINVLGTISLLEACRRADVDRFIYAASGGSRYGAPQRLPVTETCPVDPLSPYAAAKVAGELYAGAYAAMYGVRPISLGLANVYGPRQHPHGEAGVIAIFCHALMNRLATTIYGDGESTRDYVFVADVADAFIRAATTDHVVAGVFNVGTGLQTTVNEVHRLIADATGNADPPRYAAARSGEVRASALDITKCRSTLDWHPTVPLAEGIERTIDWLRAESHIESPVLQAF
- a CDS encoding GNAT family N-acetyltransferase — encoded protein: MTSTPPVTAHTAGGFAVRTPVPRDVWEAVFAADPEAMPTQSPAWVDCLSATGRFRDATRMYERSDGSVAVLPLVRSRGVGGVVHSMPQSWGYGGLISAPAKPDVALAEAVWRDLSASALRIHLRPNPVQEQVWEIVSAGRGVTALPSRAHILDLSGGFETVWRSRFKSQVRREVRRAEEAGVVVGTDCTGTFVPIFYELLQRSFDRWAVRQGEPPWLGRLRGCHRDPLNKFRRIAETMGDGCQISLAWYRDRPVAAILVLRAGLVAHYTRGAMDTAIDVPVKVNSLLHKTAVEHACRDGYLRYHMGDSGFSTGLAQFKTRFGAQQYDFAEYWLERLPVFRVQRAARETVKSLIGFRDA
- a CDS encoding beta-propeller fold lactonase family protein, with translation MASGLIAALVGCSSPPQPPAEPALPDGTYAFVVNARSSDLQVLDAGTMVAAARPVPVGSVPSDVVLSSDAQRAYVISPSSNNVTVVDTRSATVIGEPLRAGIFPSALALSPDGSALYVAGGESDDLRAFDTRTHRPIGAPVSIGDAPSGIAISPDGTTVFATGHYSNDVRLVDAQSWRVVGEPIRVGARPSQISMSRDGLRAYVTNSGADSVSVLDVESQRVIGSAIPVGLYPYGVVVSRDGARVLVANQNSDTVSVIDTATAMVMRTIPVGDSPTTIALSPVGDLAYVTNMYADTISVISIETLSVTEVSGTSAQSPRGIALGTLSNVDAGDVSKRPRPGKDAP